The window CCCCTTGATTGAGTACAAGCAGGAAGGATATGAAACTTTCTTGGAGATGATGATTGACATTCGGCGCAATGTAGTGTATTCATTGTTCCAATTCCAACCCCAAGCTCAACCCCAAGCGGTTTAAAGTTCATTCGCCCAGGGCACAGGTTTTTGTTGACAATCCCCCGGCTTGAAGTCGGGGGATTTTTGCGAGGGAATGATAGCCGATTCAGGTGAATACCCCCTGCTTGGAAACCACAGAGGTACAGAGTTCACAGCTAATAGAACGAGAGGAAATGCACAGATAAAAGGGATGATATAGCAGAAGGCAGACCGGAGCTCTCGCGTGAGGACAGAGGACAGAAAACAGAATGTTTATTACGGGTAGTCGCTCTCGTCCGTTAAAGAAAGTCCTAACCTTGATGGCGACAGCTATAAAAGCGGATTGGGTATTATTTGTTTTCAGCCATCTGCATGGATTGTTCAAACGTTAAACGCTGTTCAGCATTGTGTAAAAAGTATCCGCCGATCATCGCTGCCACTAAAAGTTGCCCTAGGTATTCACGACTTGTCGTAACCGTCACATCAAAGGCTTCTGAAGGTAAAGTTCCTAGCATTCCGATGATGTTATTTTCTATTACCTTGGCGGCTTCCAAGGAAGGCTGTGAAAGTTGAGCGATCGCTTCAGGATGCAGCGATTGTATATATTGCCAAAGCCCATCGCCACCCATTGAGTCGCTATCGAAGAACTTTGGTAATTGATGTGGCAGATTGCTCATGGTACTCATCCAAAAGAGTAGACTTGCGGTTTCTACACCCTAGCGACTCCTTTGTTGCTTTATCCTCATCCTAGAGCAAGTAATTTGTCCACGCCTTTTGGAGGATGAGCAGACGTTAGCTTTTACCAAGTGCCATCTTCAGGAGGTGTCGAGACAGGCAGTACAGGCATATCGCTGTCTGCGGTGCGCGTAGGTACGCCCAAATGCTTACGAGCCGAATCCTCTGCTAACTGCCGATCATGTTCACTCTCAAACTGACTTTCATCTAGCAAATATTTGCTCCGTGCCGCTTGATCCCGCGTTGGCGGAGCACCATTTTTCCATCTGTATTTATAATTCATGACTTCAAACGCAGTTTACCTGCGCTCCTATTTCTATGGTTTTAATCCTAGATGTGCTAGTGAGAGTTGCGCTTCTACTCTTAGGATGAGGTGTACTCAGCAGGCTTTTTGCGGCTGCAATAGATGACTAATAGGGTAAATAATCCGACTCCCGCTAGATATTTGAGAGGGTTGGGCACCACTGGACTGGGTGAGTAAAAACCCTCAATTGTACCGGCAATAATCAGCATCGGGACAATGCCAAACACTAACTGAGCCGCTTTGTAACCATAAAATTTTAGCGCCTCGACACGGGTATATTGACCCGGAAATAGTATTCCTCTAGCGATTAGTAAACCAGCGCCACCCGCAAAAAAAATCGCGGGTAATTCCAGGGAACCGTGAGGGAATACAAATGCCCAGAAGGGATAAGCTAAGTTATTTTGTCCAACTAATGTGGCGATCGCACCAATCAGGAGGCCGTTGAAAACTAGGACAAAGACGGTAAAAACTCCCGCCGTAATCCCACCAGCAACAGCTCTAAAACTTACAGATATGTTATTAATCATAATATTGCTAGATGCCACAGGTTCTTGGCCCAAAATAGAACCCATCCATAATTCGTGGCGATCGCGCACCTTCTCAATCAATGATTCAGGAACAATCAGGGACATAAACATGGGATCTTGCCAGGAAAACCACCAGGCAATAAGTACCCCCAGCAAAAAAATCGCTGTCGCCATAACCGTATAGCCTAAGGTTTCTTGTACTATAGTCGGAAAGCCCCAACGACCAAACTCCATCACCGCCTGCCATTCCTGACGGCGCGAACCTTGATAAATCTGGCTATAGCTACGGGAAGTGAGTTGTTGCAAGTTTTGCACTAGAATATTGCCCACTTGGTTAGTGCGCGCCCTTGCCAAATCAGCCGAAACTGAGCGATATAAGCTAGCAAGTTCCCTAATTTCAGATGCTTTCAACGACTTCAGTCCTTTTTTCTCCACTTGTCTAAGGAGAGCATCTAATCTTTGCCAGTTTGGTTCCCGCCGCGCAATCCAGCGCCTAATATTCATAAAATTTACCCGGAGCGTTTGCTAGTCCTAGCGTAAGAGATATCGATAAGATTTGCGTTTGCGCCGCAAGTTACTGGAGAAATCGTCAGATGTCCAAAAATCCGAGCCTTCGCCAACCAACGGGGCCGCTCAGTCTTGGGAATGTCGTCAGTGCTGGCTTACGTATCTACCGTGCTCATTTTAAATCCTATTTTGGTCTATCGATTAAAGCTTTGTTATGGGCTTTGATTCCGATTTATGGTTGGGCAAAGATTTATCAAATTCACGCAATCATTTCACGGCATGTCTACAAAGAGTTGGTTAATCAGCCAGAACCGATTAGTACAACCCGCCGTTATATCGCTCAACGATTTTGGAGTTTTTGGGCAGCCCAAATTCTCATTGGTTCGATGAGTTTTGGCATTTATTTTATTGCCTCACTTCTGTTAAGGGTTCTTGTTGTTATACCTCCTATCTTTATGGTAGGTATTTCTAATGTAGATACAGCCTTAAGCCCCATCAACCTCATGATTGATTTAGGGGTGTGGTTGGTTGCCATACTTATTTATGTTTGGTTATACTCTCACTTTTTTATTTCAGAGTTACCTTTAGCCATCGAGCATAATATGAATTCCACCAACTCGATAGGTCGGAGTTGGGAATTAACCAAGGCATTTTTGCT of the Allocoleopsis franciscana PCC 7113 genome contains:
- a CDS encoding stage II sporulation protein M — its product is MNIRRWIARREPNWQRLDALLRQVEKKGLKSLKASEIRELASLYRSVSADLARARTNQVGNILVQNLQQLTSRSYSQIYQGSRRQEWQAVMEFGRWGFPTIVQETLGYTVMATAIFLLGVLIAWWFSWQDPMFMSLIVPESLIEKVRDRHELWMGSILGQEPVASSNIMINNISVSFRAVAGGITAGVFTVFVLVFNGLLIGAIATLVGQNNLAYPFWAFVFPHGSLELPAIFFAGGAGLLIARGILFPGQYTRVEALKFYGYKAAQLVFGIVPMLIIAGTIEGFYSPSPVVPNPLKYLAGVGLFTLLVIYCSRKKPAEYTSS
- a CDS encoding DUF760 domain-containing protein, producing the protein MSNLPHQLPKFFDSDSMGGDGLWQYIQSLHPEAIAQLSQPSLEAAKVIENNIIGMLGTLPSEAFDVTVTTSREYLGQLLVAAMIGGYFLHNAEQRLTFEQSMQMAENK